The following coding sequences are from one Roseburia hominis A2-183 window:
- a CDS encoding transposase: MIVGPLILKEALNVTDDEIVEARVFDIRYQYALHTTSFGEQPISDRTLTRFRARVLSYETEHDVDLIHE, translated from the coding sequence GTGATTGTTGGGCCACTGATTCTTAAAGAAGCTCTTAATGTTACTGACGATGAGATCGTTGAAGCTAGGGTATTTGATATCCGCTATCAGTATGCGCTGCACACAACCAGTTTTGGAGAGCAGCCAATTAGTGACAGAACCCTCACCAGGTTTAGAGCAAGAGTTCTTTCTTACGAAACAGAGCATGATGTTGATCTTATTCATGAATGA